ACCATTTGAAATGGAAAGGACAGTGATATATTTATCACTGGAATGGACATTTATTCTGAATATGGATTTGCCTTCTCCATCCACAAAGCTTCTACCAAAACCACCATTCATGAATTTATAGATTTTCATGTTCATTGTCATGGTATTACAAATAGCATTGTTTCTAaccaaaaaaatcattaattataTGGGATAGTGGTGTCACGTTTATGGACTTCACTGGGCTGACTAGTGCTGGACCTGGCAGACTAGTGAAatgaaacttttctttaaattcaaTTTCTATTTTGAGACCATTGTAAATTCACATGCAATCGCAAGAAATAATATATGGAGAGCTCCTGCAATGCTTATCAGTTCTCCCAATGGTAACATCTTGTAAACCACAGTATAATATTACAACCAGGAAAGTGACATTGACGTAATCCATCAGTAGTactcagatttcaccagtttcaGATGTAatcatttgtgtgtatatttagTTCTATACACTTTTATCATATGTGAAGGTTCATGTATATACCACCACAGTCAAGTCACAGGACGTTCCATCACCACAACCATCCCTTGTGCTGTCCTTCCACTCCTTATCTCCCTTCTGCCCTATCCTAACTCTTAGCAACCATACATCTGTTCCCCATCTCAGTAATTACACTATTTCAATAATGTCATATAAACGGAATCACAAAGTATGTTACTCTTTGGAATTGGCTTTTTTCACAAAGCATAACTCACTTGAGAGCCACTCAAGTTGCTGTATGCATCAGTCACTGGTtcctctttactgctgagtcgtATTCCACAAGATAGATATACCACAGTATGTTCAACCACTGACCAGTTGAAGGACAtctgggctgtttccagtttttggctataataaataaacaaaactcctATGGCCACTTCTGTGTAAGTTTTTGTATGAATATAAGTTTTCACTTCTCTGGGATAAACATCCTCTGCTCCAGTGTGCACTTATCTCCTTTGGGAGGATCTGACCACCTCAACCTGAGTAGTTGGTCAAAGGCCAGAGGACGTGAGTCGCTGACTCCTGGACTGGGAGTCTATCATTCCATGTTTGCCAGCTGACAACAGCAGAGTGCCCCAAATTTTacaaagagagggaaaagaaaaatgggatcctcactgtttaattttattcctaaatcCCTACAAACCAGGCTCCACTCAAATGCTATTGCTTTCTTTATTTCATGTTATTTAATGCCAacagataaaaacaaatttaagcaTCATAATCACATTAGAAAattaatcaaaagagaaaatcttaataaaacctttaaaagtaaaaacaaaataaaggaaaacccaaacatattaaaagaagaaagtgagatGTCTAAGTAAAAATAAGAGTGAAAGCtaatgctgaaattccaatactttggccacctcatgcgaagagttgactcattggaaaagaccctgatgctgggagggattgggggcaggaggagaaggggacgatggaagatgagatggctggatggcatcactgacttgatggacatgagtttgagtaaactccgtgagttggtaatggacaaggaggcttggtgtgctgtgattcatggggtcacagagtcggatatgactgagtgactgaactgaacgctgacttggggcttcccttgtagctcagttggtaaagaatctgcctgcagtacaggagacccaggttcaatccctgggttgggaagatcctctggagaaggaaatgtctaacccactccagtatccttgcctggaaaatctcatggacacaggagcctggtgggctgcagtccatggggtcgcaaagagagttgggcacaactgagtgactaacacttacttacttacactTAATGCTGACTTGGGAAATCACAGGAGTCTGATTGTATATGATCAGAGCATATGACCACCCAAGAAACAGAATACATACAGAAtatattcatcttttcttttaggaaatgTATAGTACTATTTATATCAATATGTATATTACAGCTGTTGATAAAAACCTACTTTCCTTAGAGATTTATATCTACCTCAATACactctttcattgtttttatattaattgGTCATTTCCTCTAAACCTGCTTTGAAAATGTTAGACTCTACTGTGAAACCAAATATTTCAGAAGGATTTTATTATTAACTTAGAGATAATTCTCCTAGAATTCTATAATGTAAAAATCAGGGAATACTATGGTTAAAACCAGATATGTTTTGCATCATCCTTTACATATTAGTGCTTAAAACACTGGTGTAATTTTTAAGTCATCAATATAAAACTAGTGAGAAAACAAAGGGGTAAATAAAGCTGTATGATATTGCCAGTATATGAATTTAGAAGacttacattaaaaataagacaacTGAAACCAATTCTTCGAATAAGCTATTTTTGGATTTTTCAGGATTCTGAAAAGACAAAATATCTGATTTAAATATTTGGTTGGAATAGTCcaacattttgaaattaaaaataccaataagaaatattcatgaaaaaagtttaaaatatttacataaaatctaATGTATTGctaaaaggaaactataaagtgTATTATAACATCAGTATTCTACACAAATcagctaaaatatttactcaccatcctaaaaaaataaaatgttctgtgTGGCCTTAAAAACTCTTGCAAACCATTTTCTCAATGTGCTGTGAAGTAACATGCCACCCTCTACTGTTAAGAAACAGTAACATTCATAAAGCAGAAAACCAGTTTTCTGCTCAACTGTTGCCACCTGGTGGCTATAAGATGGGTTTTTCACTACACCACAGCTCCCAATCAGCTTAACAGGTTCTACAAATCTCTGTTCTCTAAAGgacacggcaatccactccagtattcttgcctggagagtcccatggacagaggagcctggtgggctacagtccacggggtcacaagagttggacacgacttggcaactaaactaCTACTAAGTGCCATAAGAGGgttaaaggttttaaaatatttttaaaaggaaaaaggcatttgacttttaaaatataatatttaccaaatatttaccAGGTCCTCTATACGTAAGCGTGTGTTATGTTggttacaaaaatgaaaaggactTGGTCCCCAtcccacaaaaaataaacaaaacactttACAGAGACACATGAATAAGTCAATCTTAAAATAATGAaccaaggaaaagagaaatgaataagTGAGCATGGACGAATAAATGGACTTTCAGGTCACTGAAACTTGAGATCCTTTGAGATGGCTGAAATTTTAAGATAGGGAATTCACATGAATTGCCCTTGATTAAATTCCTGCCTGCAGGGGAAAAGAAAGTTCCTTTTAAGGATAACTTGCTTGGTTCTTACTGAATATTTCCTATTTCTGAGGTGCACATATAGATACATGtgtctatattttaaagataagaatttAACCAATGGGTACAAGGttaactttcattcattcattcatatgtatatacgtgtgtatgtgttcactttcatatatatacacataggcttccctgatggctcagcgagtaaagaatctggctgcaatacaggagacaaaggagatgcaggctcgattcctgggttgggaagatcccttgggggacagcatggtaacccattccaatgttcttgcctggagaatccatggacctaggagcctggtggactacagtccaatgggtcgcaaagagttgggcacgactgagcgactaagcgcgcgcacacacacacacacattttaatctAAGCCCCTGGACTTTCAATACAAGTTTCATCTGGTTGGTGAGATGATAAAGGCCTAAAACAAGAGATGATTTTTACTATGGAGTTTGTAGGCAGGGAAGCTAATTTTAGGGGGAAGAGCAAAGGTAAAGATATCATGCTGTGTTTAGGGAAGAGCAAACTTTCTACGCTCCAAAAGCTTTCTTTAAAGCAGAAACCATGTTACAAATTAAATCTTATATAGAACCCAATATATATAACAATAAGCATAGTATTTTGTTGGTATAAGTGCATTTTATCAGTTCAAATTATTAAGTCAAAAACTGTGAACATgcaattattttgataaaaattacaAACTAGTATCAGAAGTGAGGGATAAACAACCCAGTTCTCAATTTCTGTACTTTGTTTTGACTGCCCAATACCAAGAAAACCCACTTATGACACCCCACACGTGTAAGTGGGTGGGGAAAGAGGCACTGTCACGCACTGTAAGACTGTGCTACAGTCTGTATCTATCAAAACTCACACTGTGTGTGCACACTGTTAGTCACTATATATCCCATATATGTGGATAAgggcgtgctcagtcatgtctgactttgcaaccccatggactgtagcccatcaggttcctctgttcatgcaattttctaggtaagaatactgaagcaagttgccattttctactctaggggatcttcctgacccagggactgaactggagtctccggcatcttctgcactggcaggtgaattctttaccactgagccacctggtggctaagtcatgtccagttcttttgcaatcccaaggactgtagccccatcagactcctctgacaacaggatttcccaggcaggactaatggagtgggttgccatttccttctccaggggatctttcccacccgggaattgaacccccgtctcctgtattggcaggcacattctttaccgctgagtcaccggggaagccctataaatatgcagaaaaaatgtaaatgctCACTGTAGCATTaaggggagggggaaaaaaagcctagAAGTTCAGTAATGAAGGTCTGGTTAGATAAATAATGCTACATCCAAACCATGGAAtgccaaacaaatattttttcagtgagGTATACAGATAGCCTCCTGTATTTGCAGATGTGGAAGCTGCAGACTGTACcatttatataagggacttgagcatccaggATTTGGGTATCACAGAggctcctggaaccaatcccttgTTGGATACCTAGGGAGAAGGGTAAGCACACTACACTACACATATATAATGATAAGGAAAAATATTCAAAGTTATACTTAAGTGAAAAGAGCAATtttcagcagcagcagtgaaaatATACTGAGTGCTCATTACCAGGTCCCTGTACTAAGTGTTTAAATAATGAATTCATTAGTTTCATAATAATCCCATGATAGAGTTtcctgttattaaaaaaaaaaaaggaaaagaagatacaTGGATATTCCATAACTTTTCAAGGAAACACAGGCAGTAAATGATAGAAGAGTCATAATTCAAACCAAGACTGTCTGAATCCAGAGCTTTCATTCTTAAACACTAATGATGTAGTTCAAAAACCTGTATGTTTTTaagtatatctgtatatataaataacttatatatgcatacataaaatCTCTAGTagtatacatttataaaaatacaccTTCCAGCTTTGAGAAAATGAGGGAAAGGAGGCTTTTATATGCACATAGTAACCTTCAGTGCTATTTATATTCTCCTTTCACATCACTTTTatactttacaatttttttcaaaattcctgATCACACAATAAAGACAAACTTTATTCATCTTGTAATGTCAGGATACTCAGCAATTGAATGGTTCCAGAAACTTCGAAGAGCGAAATGAAAGATTTTTCACAAAATTGAGTCTTACACCAATATCTATCAATTACTCATAGTCCTCATAGTAAATATGGCAGAAAAATACTGAATACCTCCAACAAACACTAAAATAAAACTAACGTGGTGTGTTCGGTTTTCTTATTACTCTGACAATTTTCTTATTGCTCTGTTATTATTCTGGACAAGCATGTTTTATATACGTGCTCAAGCCTGTGCTATCCTCGTTTAACTGTTTGTGAGGTGTCACACAGAAATCTCAATTCAAAGACTGCCCAGGCTGTCTTGAAGTTCAAATGTGCACTGTGCGTTCTATTCCTTCATTCTCTCATCTGGCAAACACGGAGTGCCCACTAACAGTCAAGCACTGTGCTGGATGCCAGGCGGTTTTCTGTAACCCAGGACACTACCCGTCTGTGAACTGTTTGGGACTGGTTCCCAAGGAGCTAAGTACAGAAATTGggagtttatttttatacagtttaaTACTGCCAACTTCATGTCTGCTAGCTCAAAAAAATCTAATTTGTATTTCTGCCTATTTCTTCCATTTCACCTATCTAATAATTCTATCGTATTTTACAGAATAATTGCCTGGGGCagacgggtttttttttttttaaaggtcatttaTAGAAAAAGTGAAGCACTGATAGGTTAAATTACTTGCTCAACTTCATAGTGACACTAATTCTGTCATTTACCTAGCCACtgaattaagaaatatttctgaagaGCCTGGAACACCAGACACTGAGCTCCACGCTGCAGCTACTGTGCACAAGAGAAGCCGAGAGCCCAGCCTCTTCCAGCGTTGAGTCCCACTCGAAGTCCCAGGAGTCGCCCTAGACGTGCTGCCGGCAGCTCTCGCCGCTGGTTTCCCTTCTAGCACTCAATTCAGAAGACGCGTTCAAAGGAGTGTGGACAACGAAGGCCCAACATGTAGATACGATACAGAAGTACAACAAACCGACGAAACACAAGGCCGCACATTTTTCCAAGCGACCTGCCCAGACTCGACTTCCTACGCTGgaccccgcccccggccccgcctcgCTCGGTCTCACCCAACTTAGCCGAGCCCAACGACGACGCCAAGCTCCGCCCTGCCCCCGGCTCCACCCATAACGGCGGACTCCGCCCCCAACCCCGGCCCCGCCCGCCAACGAGTGCCTGGCTTAGCTCTCGCGACTCACCCTCGTCCGGCCGAGCTCCGCCTTCCGCTGCAGCTCCGAGAGCCGCTCCAAAGCGCTCGCGAAGCCGCCTGAGCGCGGCCTCGGCTCCGTGGAATCAGAACTCTCGCTTCCGGAGCCACTCTCAGTGGCTGTTCCTCGACAGGATCGAGAGAAGAGAAACACTCGCAGAAAATGACTCTCGACAGTCACGGCACGGGTCCGACACAGCGCCGCCATGACGGATTCACGACCTCTGACCTTTGGCTTCTCCGCAAGCGCGGGGGTCGCGGGGCGGAGCAACGAGGGGCCGCCCATTGCAGAGCCCTGTGGGCGGTGGGCGTGGTCTGGTCGGCGTTGGGGCCAAGTGTGGGTCGAGAGAGATTCCGGTTGGTGGACAAAATCATTGATGGCTGGAAGTCCCCTGCTAGCAGCGGCCCGCTAAGTTTTGCCTGGAAAGCGTTCTGACTCTCAGCAATTTTGCCCGCCCAGGTACCCGTTGGGCCTTGTGCTGCTGTAAATTCTGATAATGCGACACTTGGTGCCCCCGCCTTTCGCCTCCTTCCCCAGAATGTCCGAAGGTTCTTACCCCCATCGCTCTTCAGGACTTTGCTCAAATGCGAGGTTCTCCTTGGCTATCTTATGTAGAATTGGAACTCCAAATACTGTCGGACCCCCGCCACTTAACACTTCCTAATATGCCATGTAGTTTACTTACAGTAGTTGTGTTTAGCGTGTGCTCTGAATTTATAACTCTATGAGGGAAGGAATTGTGCTGTTGAATCCCTGACAGCGAGCACATGGTAGGACTTAAACATTTGGGTTCCAAGTGTGTCCTTCTTTGCCTATTCTGTGGTCAGCCCAGCCACgttataaaaatactaatttgggACGTTTTGGGTTACCTCTGGTTGCAATCCTTTCTCTTGGGGAATAAGTTCCTAATACCTAAATATGCACCACCCAGAGGATCCAGGCTCACTTAAGATTTTCTCTCTTCCGGCGCCATGTTAATTGTCAGAATTTGCCCACTTTCTTCAAAACTGAGCTGAACACCATAGTTGTGTTAATGAATTAAGCTGTCCATCCTTCTACCcagcatttttataataatacacAATTATTTACTTGAGCAAGCAGTGTTCCATCGCATTTGCAAGTACTTTGAGGGAAGGAATTTTTATGTATGACCCCAGACCCTATTTTAATAATGCTTTTGACTATGAGACTTTTGTTTTTGGCCAGGCCAGGCATCTTATagggagcttagttccctgaccagggactgaaccctgaaCTGGAcagtgaaagctcagaatccCAGCCAGTGGacctgccagagaattcccaataATGCTTTTGACTCTGGATTTTAAAACTCTGATATTCTCATCAATTGTGTAGACAGTAGAAAGAACACAAGAAGTGGACTaacctttgttgtttagtcgcttagtcgagTCTGATTCTACGACCCCGTGGCACACCAggctgcctgtccatcaccatctcccagagcttactcaaactcaagaagctgaagttgaatggttctatggaaacatacaagacctcctagaactaacatcaaaaaaagatgtccttttcatcataggcaatgccaaagaatgctcaaactaccacacaattgcactcatctcacatgctagtaaattaatgctcaaattcctccaagtcaggtttcagcaatacatgaactgtgaacttccagatattcaagctggttttagaaaaagcagaggaaccagagatcaaattgccaacatctgctggatcatggagaagcaagagttccagaaaaacatctatttctgctttgttgactatgccaaagccttgactgtgtggatcacaataaagtgtggaaaattctggaagagatgggaataccagaccacctgacctgcctcttgaggattctgtatgtaggtcaggaagcaagttagaactggacatggaacaacagactggttccaaataggaaaaggagtacatcaaggctgtatattgtcaccctgcttatttaacttatatgcagagtacatcatgagaaacactgggctggatgaagcacaagctggaatcaagatgaccaggagaaatatcaataacctcagatatgcagatgacaccacccttatggcagaaagtgaagaactaaagaaagttTAAACTAAATGAAAgtttaagaggagagtgaaaaagttggcttaaagcttaacattcagaaaactaagatcatggcatctggtcccatcacttcatggcaaataggtgggaaacaATGACTGACTATTTTTTGGgcctttaaaatcactgcagatggtaactgcagccatgaaataaaacagacgcttactccttggaagaaaagctatgaccaaccttgacagcataataaaaagcagagacattactttgtcaacaaaggtctgtctaatcaaggctatggttcttccagtaatcatgtatggatgtgagagttgaactataaagaaagctgagcaccgaagaattgatgcttttgaactgtggtgttggagaagactcttgagagtgccttggactgcaaggaggtccaaccagtccatcctaaaggagagcagtcctgagtgttcattggaaggactgatgttgatgctgaaactccaatattttggccacctgatgtgaagaactgacccatttgaaaagcccctgatgctgggaaagattgaaggcaggaggagaagggggcgacagaggataagatggttggatggcatcactgactcaatggacgtgagtttgagtcaactctggaagttggtgatggacagggaggcctggtgtgctgtggttcatggggtcgccaagagttgggcacaactgagcaactgaactgcactgaactgaaatttcatcataggagactggaatgcaaaagtaggaagtcaagacatacctggagtaataggcaggtttggccttggacTACCAAATGAATAGGGCAAAGGTTAAAGGTTAatgagtttttccaagagaacatgctgatcatagcaaacacccttttcaacaacacaagagataactgtacacatggacatcacgagatggtcaataccgaaatcagattgattctgtTTTTGTAGCTGAAAaagcagctctatacagtcagcaaaaacaagactgggagctgactgtggctcatatcatgaactcattgccaaattcagacttaaattgaagaaagtaggtaaaatcACTAGGCTATTctggtatgacctgaatcaaatctcttacaattatacagtggaagtgacaaatagattcaagggatttgatctgataagagtgcctgaagaactatggatggaggttcaagacATACAGGAGAtggggatcaagatcatccccaagaaaaagaaatgcaaaaaaggcaaaatggttatctgaggaggccttacgaatagctgagaaaatatgagaagtgaaaggcaaaggagaaaaggaaagatatactcatctgaacaCAGAGCTCCaacaaatagcaaggagagagataagaaagccttcttcagtgatcagtgcaaagaaatagaggaaaacaattgaatgggggaagactagagacctcctcaagaaaattagagataccaaggaactaACCTTAGAATAGTGCATAAATGTATGAATCACACATGACATTATTACTAGCCACCTGTATGGCAAGCCTTAAATTCAGTAGAGAGCATAAGATAAATTCTGCTCCAGGTGAGTTCTCTCCTTTGGTACATAAATTGTTTATTTCCCTTGCCTCTTGATGAAGTCTTGCCTAAGACATTTTTGCATTACTTTCTAAGGCTATTGCTACTTCTGTTtcccttcaggaaaaaaaaaaaaaaaagtgtagtgaAAAGCTTTGGCCAGTGCTCTTAGTTCTAATTCAACCTCCAATCCTGATTGCAGGCGAGCCAATTTTTTGTTGCTGATTTGGTTTCCTCACATACAACCAAGTTATTAGTCTCTATCTCAAGTTTAAGGAAGTGCTCTGTAAACTTAATCAGCATCTACACAGCAAATGGGATCGCTAATATCCCAGGTGAAAAAATCAATGGCTGTATTATATTCATGTCCTGTCTTAGCCAGATGATAAATTCCTTTGTTTTGATAATGCATTTGGGGACAAATTCTGATGTTTTTTTGGATCAACTAACTTCAGGCATGCCTAGTTCTCTGCCTTGGGCAGAGCAACAGAAGAATCAGATAAAATTGGGAAGGACTGAGTCAGTCTGCACACTGTCCTTCCCTATATTAGTGCCAATAGTAACATCGACGCTAATGGCAGTATTTTAACATCATGGCCCCTTCTGATCCTGCTCCGATTCCTTGAACCACACCTTCCTtcttgatttattaaaaatacaagctGCTTTTTTCCCATGTAGCTTGCAAATTGTTAGTATGCTTTGTAAAAATAGTAATGGCAGATGGcaagtgaataaaatataattcaagtCCTGGCTCTTTGCTGGCTGTAATCTATAAAATGATGATAGCATGACAACCTTGAGTGAGGAATTGAAGGAAGTGGGTGTGAAATGCCCGTCACCTACTGAAAGCTCAAATAGTGGCTACTAGTGGCTAGATGGAAGTGATCACAAGGTGATTTAGAAGTTTATGCCTTTCAAACATGCAAGAAAACCTGGAAAAAAGGGCTAGTGATACACTGGCAAGAGAGATGAGTATAAGTGTAAAGATAAGTCCTTTCAACCATAGAGATGAATGCTATCATTAAGGAAATCATGTAGATGACCAGAGATGGGCCATAACATTTAAGGATTTGGAAGAAGAGAATGCCAGAGAATAGTCaaacaggaaaatgagaaaagaattccagaaaccAAGAGGAAAACTTTCAAGCATGATGGGGTGGAAAGTGGTAACAGTGAAGGTGGCCAAGCAGCATTTAAGTATGAAGTCCTGGCAGGTGATAGGCATGTGAGTTCTTTTGGCTCCTTTtaattttggttcatttttatttcagaatcagAACATGGTAACTGAAATATGTGGTTTGTAGGTTTACTTAAAAGTGATAATGCTTTCTTAGTAACTGAAAACTAAATGGTCTCTATAATTAATCCAATTACAATGGGACAATTCACTAATTAATGGCCCAATGTCTCTCCATTAGGGGTAAAAATCTGTTTTGTCATCTGGGtcttaatataaagaaatacgCAATTCTTACATAAGGCCTTATGCAGCATCTCTGGCACAAACTGGGCAAAAAGTCATTTACAAATGTCTTTGTGTAGTCAGCATGTAGCTTTTTTGTTTGATAAATTGATTCCATACAGCTACTCCTGGTTCTTTCTATATACAGGATATAACAGGTCTGGAGAGAAGTTGTATAATTAATGGATTTACCCCTTTCCTCAGCAGATAGGTAATACATACAAAAGAACTCATGCCcaaattatagaatttttattgttttcaaatactatacacacacaaaaaaaataaacagtagtaTTTCTTCATTAACAGATCCAGAAATATTCCAAAttcaatgtggtttttttttcccccctctatttcAGTAGTTTGAATTACTACTAAAATAATCCAATGGTTTCTACTCTTTTCCTTGGATTACTTTGGCTTCATAGGTGTAAGAATTCTTGCTTTATTTCCCACGAGCTCCATAAGTTAAGGACATTCTTGGTAAGAAGGGGATAATTTTAGGAGTTGTTTTCTTCTGTCACACTTCTTGAATCCTTAAGTATCTGAGCTCTCACTCTTGTTGTGATGTTCTTCTAGTGTCAAATAAGAAACACAGTAGAATAACCAGGATCCCTCTCTGGTGTTCTTAGTAATTACTGTGTTCTAAATTGCTTAAATATCTGTGAATTTGTAATATTGGATCTTCCACAGAGACTACTTGGAATAAGATTTCTAAGTTAATgtgtatttttctacatttattctccCTCTACTTTTTTGTTGCTTCTTTAGAGGCAGAGTGCTTTGCCATAGATCAAATCATTTCTAAATTAAGTTATAGGTAGATGT
Above is a genomic segment from Odocoileus virginianus isolate 20LAN1187 ecotype Illinois chromosome 15, Ovbor_1.2, whole genome shotgun sequence containing:
- the MRPS28 gene encoding small ribosomal subunit protein bS1m isoform X3, coding for MGGPSLLRPATPALAEKPKVRGRESVMAALCRTRAVTVESHFLRVFLFSRSCRGTATESGSGSESSDSTEPRPRSGGFASALERLSELQRKAELGRTRNPEKSKNSLFEELVSVVLFLIFHPGPPHLHPSTDGCFSLALQGGKRMRRKLKSVPDFLKQDFISVFLLLLQNKYTAN